From a region of the Candidatus Pelagibacter sp. FZCC0015 genome:
- a CDS encoding cytochrome c1, producing MKKLLKIFSVLLLICLSNTFSFAAEKVDYLKTDWSFKGLFGKFDRASLQRGYQVYTEVCASCHSMKYLSYRNLAEKGGPEFPEDQVKAIAASFEVMDGPNADGEMFARPGKLSDKFVMPYDNVKAAQAANGGAYPPDMSVLVKARGGGVDYIYSLLQGYEEAPSGMTLDDGVHYNKYMYGNKIRMAAPLSDGLVEYGDGTTATVEQMSKDVTTFLMWAAEPHLEARHQMGFKAIIYLIILTILVYFSMKKIWSRVESEV from the coding sequence GTGAAAAAATTACTTAAAATATTTTCAGTATTATTATTAATTTGTTTGTCAAATACCTTCTCTTTTGCTGCTGAAAAAGTTGATTACTTAAAAACAGATTGGAGTTTTAAAGGGCTTTTTGGAAAATTTGATAGAGCTTCTCTTCAAAGAGGATATCAAGTTTACACTGAAGTTTGTGCCTCATGTCACTCAATGAAATACTTAAGTTACAGAAATTTAGCTGAAAAAGGTGGACCAGAATTTCCAGAAGATCAAGTTAAGGCTATTGCAGCTTCATTTGAGGTAATGGATGGACCTAATGCAGACGGTGAAATGTTTGCTAGACCAGGTAAATTATCTGACAAATTTGTAATGCCGTATGACAATGTAAAAGCTGCTCAAGCCGCAAATGGTGGTGCATACCCTCCAGACATGTCTGTTTTGGTTAAAGCTAGAGGTGGTGGTGTTGATTACATATATTCTTTATTACAAGGCTATGAAGAAGCTCCTAGTGGAATGACTTTGGATGATGGTGTTCATTATAATAAGTATATGTATGGAAATAAAATAAGAATGGCTGCTCCACTTTCAGATGGATTAGTCGAGTACGGTGATGGAACTACTGCTACTGTTGAACAAATGTCAAAAGATGTAACAACATTTTTAATGTGGGCTGCTGAACCTCATCTAGAAGCTAGACATCAGATGGGCTTTAAAGCAATTATATACTTAATTATTTTGACAATTCTTGTTTACTTCAGCATGAAAAAGATATGGTCACGTGTTGAATCTGAAGTTTAG
- a CDS encoding CCA tRNA nucleotidyltransferase produces the protein MKNFLDKFFSRSKNLDYISQNLKQITLTTPANKIFEAINNFSEKSEIRYVGGCVRKVIKKENVDDIDLATNLTPLEVCEALKNKQISYYETGIEHGTITAIIDEYKYEITSLRKDVSTDGRHAEVEFSLDWKEDASRRDFTINSIYADGDGNLFDPFNGKKDLEDGYINFIGNTEKRIQEDYLRILRYLRFYLNYSNHEHQPEIIKNIKKNIDGISNISSERLIDELKKITSSNGFLKLFKDKESLELIEIIFPQLKNIKNFKKQNSYAAENFLKIDFIFLIALLVIDGTDNADYFLYKFKISNKDKKRLKLIDLFYREKVTLNNFTEKNLNKFFYFNGRQAVLDIINFKIFISNKVEKKLIKLLDTYKEKVIPTLPIGADLLMSKFQIPEGKTLGNKLKRIEETWVQNGFQISDKQVQQIVKS, from the coding sequence ATGAAAAATTTTTTAGATAAATTTTTTTCCAGATCAAAAAATCTTGATTATATCAGTCAAAATTTAAAACAAATTACTTTAACAACACCAGCAAATAAAATTTTTGAGGCAATTAATAATTTTTCAGAGAAAAGTGAAATCAGATATGTTGGTGGGTGTGTAAGAAAAGTGATAAAAAAAGAAAATGTTGATGATATTGACCTGGCAACAAATTTAACTCCCCTGGAAGTTTGTGAGGCTCTTAAAAACAAACAAATAAGTTATTACGAAACAGGAATTGAACACGGAACTATAACAGCAATAATTGATGAATATAAATATGAAATTACTTCTTTAAGGAAAGACGTCTCAACTGATGGAAGGCATGCTGAAGTAGAATTCTCTTTAGATTGGAAGGAAGATGCCTCTAGAAGGGATTTTACTATCAATTCAATTTATGCAGATGGTGATGGTAATTTATTTGATCCATTTAACGGTAAAAAAGATTTGGAGGATGGTTATATTAATTTTATTGGAAATACAGAAAAAAGAATTCAAGAGGATTATTTGCGTATTTTAAGGTATTTAAGATTTTATTTAAACTACTCAAATCATGAGCACCAGCCAGAAATAATAAAAAATATAAAAAAAAATATTGATGGAATTTCAAATATATCATCTGAAAGGTTAATCGATGAGCTAAAAAAAATAACTAGTTCAAATGGATTTTTAAAACTTTTCAAAGATAAAGAAAGTTTAGAACTCATAGAAATAATTTTCCCTCAATTAAAGAATATTAAAAATTTTAAAAAACAAAATTCTTATGCTGCAGAGAATTTTTTAAAAATTGACTTTATATTCTTAATTGCGCTTTTAGTGATTGATGGGACTGATAATGCTGATTATTTTCTTTATAAATTTAAAATATCTAACAAAGATAAGAAAAGATTAAAATTAATAGATCTTTTTTATAGAGAAAAAGTAACTTTAAACAATTTTACAGAGAAAAACTTGAATAAATTTTTTTATTTTAATGGGCGACAGGCTGTATTGGATATAATTAATTTTAAAATATTTATCTCAAACAAAGTAGAGAAAAAACTAATCAAACTATTAGATACTTATAAAGAGAAAGTAATTCCAACTTTGCCAATAGGGGCCGATCTATTAATGTCTAAATTTCAAATTCCTGAGGGCAAAACTTTAGGTAATAAATTAAAAAGGATAGAAGAAACTTGGGTTCAAAACGGATTTCAAATTTCAGATAAGCAGGTTCAACAAATAGTTAAAAGTTAA
- the greA gene encoding transcription elongation factor GreA, whose amino-acid sequence MDKEPITLNGLNKLKEELVFLKEKKRPEIVAAIAEARSHGDLKENAEYHAAKEEQSHNEGRITEINDIIARANVIDVTKLNNEGKVIFGSTVYLEDLDTGEKINYKIVGRDEADLKQKLIFFQSPIGKGLIGKNKSDLVEINTPSGVKNFEIKDVKYI is encoded by the coding sequence ATGGATAAAGAGCCAATAACATTAAACGGATTAAATAAACTAAAAGAAGAATTGGTTTTTTTAAAAGAAAAAAAAAGACCTGAAATAGTAGCTGCAATTGCTGAAGCGAGATCCCATGGAGACCTTAAAGAAAATGCTGAATATCATGCAGCTAAAGAAGAACAATCTCATAACGAGGGAAGAATTACAGAAATTAACGATATTATTGCAAGAGCAAATGTTATTGACGTTACAAAACTAAACAATGAAGGAAAAGTAATTTTTGGATCTACAGTTTATTTAGAAGATTTAGATACTGGTGAAAAAATAAATTATAAAATTGTTGGAAGAGATGAAGCAGATTTAAAACAAAAACTAATTTTCTTTCAATCACCAATTGGCAAAGGTTTGATTGGAAAAAATAAAAGTGATTTAGTTGAAATAAATACACCCTCTGGTGTAAAAAATTTTGAAATTAAAGACGTTAAATATATTTAA
- the petA gene encoding ubiquinol-cytochrome c reductase iron-sulfur subunit, translated as MSEKKTKRRDFLFTATTAVGAVGAAAVVWPMIDQMNPDASVKALASTEVDVSALTPGNTLTVLWRGKPVFIRRRTQEEIDEARKVKMEDLIHPEKDEDRAKNPEWLVMLGVCTHLGCVPLNDKGDYNGWFCPCHGSHYDTSGRIRKGPAPLNMEIPKYEFVNANTIKIG; from the coding sequence GTGTCTGAAAAAAAAACAAAAAGAAGAGATTTTTTATTTACAGCTACCACAGCGGTAGGAGCTGTTGGTGCTGCTGCAGTGGTGTGGCCAATGATAGATCAAATGAATCCAGATGCTTCTGTTAAAGCATTAGCTAGCACAGAAGTTGATGTAAGTGCATTAACACCAGGAAACACACTAACTGTTTTGTGGAGAGGTAAACCAGTCTTTATAAGAAGAAGAACCCAAGAAGAAATTGATGAAGCAAGAAAAGTGAAGATGGAGGATTTAATTCATCCAGAGAAAGATGAGGATAGAGCTAAAAATCCAGAGTGGCTTGTAATGTTAGGGGTTTGCACACATTTAGGATGTGTACCTTTAAATGACAAAGGCGATTACAATGGATGGTTCTGCCCATGTCATGGATCCCACTATGATACATCTGGAAGAATAAGAAAAGGGCCAGCTCCATTAAATATGGAAATACCTAAATACGAATTCGTTAACGCTAATACAATTAAGATTGGATAA
- the hemF gene encoding oxygen-dependent coproporphyrinogen oxidase yields the protein MDISIKKDLASNWFKLLQNAICDDILKIEKNKLNFQSTSWNRSSKKDEGGGEYRILKNGKIFEKVGVNFSKVYGKFPKQFQKNIPGASKDPRFWASGISIVMHMQNPHIPAMHFNTRFICTTKNWFGGGMDVTPAIKDEKEKKNFHKILKAMCDRHNKNYYKKYKKWCDEYFYLPHRKEARGIGGIFFDYKNDNFENDFKFVRDVGVTFQMLFNEIIKKKLKKKWTLKDKEFQYIKRGRYAEFNLLYDRGTKFGLQTGGNVEGILMSLPPIAKWK from the coding sequence ATGGATATTTCAATTAAAAAAGACTTAGCGAGTAATTGGTTTAAGCTATTACAAAATGCAATATGTGACGACATTTTAAAAATTGAAAAAAACAAATTAAATTTTCAATCAACTTCTTGGAATAGAAGCAGTAAAAAAGATGAAGGTGGTGGTGAATATAGAATTCTTAAAAATGGAAAAATTTTTGAAAAAGTAGGAGTAAATTTTTCAAAAGTTTATGGAAAATTTCCTAAACAATTTCAAAAGAATATACCAGGCGCAAGTAAAGATCCTAGATTTTGGGCATCAGGAATATCAATAGTTATGCACATGCAAAATCCCCATATTCCTGCAATGCATTTTAATACCAGATTTATTTGTACAACAAAGAATTGGTTTGGTGGAGGTATGGATGTAACCCCAGCAATAAAAGATGAAAAAGAGAAGAAAAACTTTCATAAAATATTAAAGGCAATGTGCGATAGACATAATAAAAATTATTATAAAAAATATAAAAAGTGGTGTGATGAATATTTTTATCTACCTCACAGAAAAGAAGCCAGAGGTATAGGTGGGATATTTTTTGACTATAAAAATGATAATTTTGAAAATGACTTTAAATTTGTCAGAGATGTTGGTGTTACATTTCAAATGCTATTTAATGAAATAATTAAAAAAAAATTAAAAAAAAAATGGACTTTAAAAGATAAAGAGTTTCAGTATATTAAAAGGGGTCGATACGCAGAATTTAATTTGCTCTATGATAGAGGAACGAAATTTGGGCTACAAACTGGTGGTAATGTTGAAGGAATTTTGATGTCATTACCCCCGATTGCAAAATGGAAATAA
- a CDS encoding 50S ribosomal protein L25/general stress protein Ctc, whose amino-acid sequence MNSLDANIRDTKTKGELNSLRDNGNVPAIIYGGEAQNEKISISKKILKSLIEKENFLSSIITLNVDGKTQKVLPREIKYDIISDEPIHVDFLRIVAGIKVRIEVPVKFLNHEKSPGLKRGGVLNIVRRKVELKCPSEKIPENLVIDLDGVDIGESFKISSINLDSEVTPTIQGRDFVIATLAAPTVMKEPEKPAEAEAAEGEGAEGAEATAAEGGDKPAADVDKKEGEDKKPAEEKK is encoded by the coding sequence ATGAATTCATTAGATGCCAACATCAGAGATACAAAAACTAAAGGTGAGCTTAATTCGCTTAGGGATAACGGTAATGTGCCTGCAATAATTTATGGTGGAGAGGCTCAAAACGAGAAAATTTCAATATCTAAAAAGATACTTAAATCACTAATTGAAAAAGAAAACTTTTTATCAAGCATCATAACTTTAAATGTTGATGGTAAAACTCAAAAAGTTCTACCAAGAGAAATAAAATATGACATTATTTCAGATGAACCAATTCATGTAGACTTTCTAAGAATAGTCGCAGGAATAAAAGTTAGAATTGAAGTTCCAGTAAAATTTTTAAATCATGAAAAATCTCCTGGTTTGAAAAGAGGTGGAGTTTTAAACATCGTAAGAAGAAAAGTTGAGCTAAAATGTCCAAGCGAAAAAATTCCTGAAAATCTTGTAATAGATCTTGATGGAGTTGATATTGGAGAGAGTTTTAAGATCTCTTCTATAAATCTTGACAGTGAGGTTACTCCTACCATTCAAGGAAGAGATTTCGTAATTGCAACCCTAGCAGCTCCGACTGTTATGAAAGAACCTGAAAAACCTGCTGAAGCTGAAGCTGCTGAAGGAGAAGGTGCTGAAGGAGCAGAAGCGACGGCAGCTGAGGGTGGAGATAAGCCGGCAGCTGATGTTGATAAAAAAGAAGGTGAAGATAAGAAACCTGCTGAAGAAAAAAAATAA
- a CDS encoding tRNA (cytidine(34)-2'-O)-methyltransferase yields the protein MTQNSTILGPKIALYEPDIPQNTAAIIRTCACLGAKLEIIEPCGFLLSDKRFKRVVMDYMDYSQIEFYQSSEKFFEAKKKQRIVLMTTKGSINYTKFKFKPDDTILFGRESAGVPEKVHKIIKNRLKIPMNNQVRSLNISSSVAIVLAESLRQIELI from the coding sequence ATGACACAGAATTCAACAATTTTAGGACCCAAAATAGCTTTATATGAGCCTGATATACCTCAGAATACTGCTGCAATCATAAGAACCTGTGCTTGTTTGGGTGCTAAATTAGAAATAATTGAACCATGTGGCTTTCTATTATCAGACAAACGTTTTAAAAGAGTGGTTATGGACTATATGGACTATAGTCAAATAGAGTTTTATCAAAGTTCGGAAAAATTTTTTGAAGCAAAGAAAAAACAGAGAATCGTATTGATGACAACTAAGGGTTCAATAAATTATACTAAATTTAAATTTAAGCCTGATGATACTATTTTGTTTGGAAGAGAAAGTGCTGGTGTACCCGAAAAGGTTCACAAGATTATTAAAAATCGTTTAAAAATACCCATGAATAATCAAGTAAGATCTCTTAATATTTCATCGTCTGTTGCCATTGTTTTGGCGGAAAGTTTGCGTCAAATTGAATTAATATAA
- the ychF gene encoding redox-regulated ATPase YchF produces the protein MSFKCGIVGLPNVGKSTLFNALTNSSKAQAANFPFCTIDPNVGVVPVPDERLNKLSEVSKSKKTINTTISFVDIAGLVKGASKGEGLGNKFLSHIREVDAVIHMIRCFDSDDIQNVNPDVDPIRDLEIIETEMMLADLESIQKRLEKNNKKNVDEDQLKILEIALDCINNDKNISILNSQFDTKQLNQSGLLSIKPKIFVCNVDEQSVQDGNKYTKDFIEKFGKDNTLIVSADIENQINELAEDEKKNYMDMIGLKDTGLSMLIQKGYKILELDTYFTSGPEETRAWTIQKNCTAPKAAGEIHTDFEKGFIRAETISYEDFVANDGWVNSKANGKMRLEGKDYIVKDGDVLNFRFNT, from the coding sequence ATGAGTTTTAAATGTGGAATTGTTGGTTTGCCTAATGTGGGTAAATCTACGCTCTTCAATGCTCTTACAAACTCAAGTAAGGCTCAAGCTGCAAATTTTCCATTTTGTACGATAGATCCCAATGTGGGAGTAGTCCCCGTTCCAGATGAAAGATTGAACAAATTATCAGAAGTTTCAAAATCAAAAAAAACAATAAACACAACTATTTCATTTGTGGATATAGCTGGTCTTGTTAAAGGTGCATCTAAAGGTGAAGGACTAGGCAATAAATTTTTGTCTCACATAAGAGAAGTTGATGCAGTTATTCATATGATTAGATGCTTTGACTCAGACGATATTCAAAACGTTAATCCAGACGTTGACCCTATAAGAGATCTTGAGATCATTGAAACCGAAATGATGTTAGCTGACCTAGAATCTATCCAAAAAAGACTTGAAAAAAATAATAAGAAAAATGTAGACGAAGATCAGCTTAAGATTTTAGAGATTGCATTAGACTGCATTAATAATGATAAAAATATATCAATATTAAATTCTCAATTTGATACAAAACAACTTAATCAAAGTGGTCTTTTATCAATAAAACCAAAGATCTTTGTTTGTAATGTAGATGAGCAAAGCGTGCAGGATGGAAATAAATATACTAAAGACTTCATCGAAAAATTTGGAAAAGATAACACCCTGATTGTTTCCGCAGACATAGAAAACCAAATAAATGAATTAGCAGAAGATGAAAAAAAAAATTATATGGATATGATTGGTTTAAAAGACACAGGTCTGAGTATGTTAATTCAAAAGGGCTATAAAATATTAGAACTTGATACGTATTTTACTTCTGGACCTGAAGAAACACGGGCTTGGACAATACAAAAAAACTGTACTGCTCCTAAGGCTGCAGGAGAAATTCATACAGATTTTGAAAAAGGTTTCATTAGAGCTGAAACTATATCTTATGAAGATTTTGTTGCTAATGATGGATGGGTAAATTCTAAAGCTAATGGAAAAATGAGATTAGAAGGTAAAGATTATATTGTGAAAGATGGAGACGTACTAAACTTCAGATTCAACACGTGA
- a CDS encoding ribose-phosphate pyrophosphokinase, with translation MKLLSGNSNKPLSKNIAKYLKSKLVNSSIRKFSDGEIYVEINENIRGNSIFIIQSVSSPANDNLMELLLCIDALKRSSAKNITAVIPYFGYARQDRKVVPRTSISAKLVSNLITKAGADRVVTVDLHAGQIQGFFDIPVDNLFATPIFARHVKKKIKSKNLICVAPDVGGTERARALGKLINVGLAIVDKRRPKPGQSQVMNVIGDVKGKTCIIVDDIIDSGGTIVNAAKALKDRGAKEVYVYITHGVLSGEAVKKIKNSVIKNLVITDTIDNMSRTKGVKNIEVLSISGLMGEAIKRISNSTSVSDLFK, from the coding sequence ATGAAATTATTATCCGGAAATAGCAACAAACCATTAAGCAAGAATATTGCAAAATATCTAAAATCTAAATTGGTTAACTCTAGTATTAGAAAGTTTTCAGATGGTGAAATCTATGTTGAAATTAATGAAAATATAAGAGGAAACAGTATTTTTATAATTCAATCTGTATCTTCACCTGCTAATGATAATTTGATGGAACTTTTGTTGTGTATTGATGCACTAAAAAGATCTTCTGCAAAAAATATAACTGCAGTAATTCCATATTTTGGCTATGCTAGACAGGACAGAAAAGTAGTACCAAGAACTTCAATTTCTGCAAAATTAGTATCAAACTTAATTACAAAAGCGGGTGCAGACAGGGTAGTTACTGTTGATTTGCATGCAGGTCAAATTCAAGGTTTTTTTGATATCCCAGTGGATAACTTGTTTGCAACACCTATTTTTGCAAGGCATGTAAAAAAAAAGATAAAAAGTAAAAACTTAATTTGTGTTGCTCCAGATGTGGGTGGAACTGAAAGAGCAAGAGCGCTTGGAAAATTAATAAATGTTGGATTAGCAATTGTAGATAAAAGAAGACCAAAACCAGGTCAGTCTCAAGTCATGAATGTAATTGGAGATGTCAAAGGTAAAACTTGTATAATTGTTGATGATATAATCGATTCAGGTGGAACAATAGTAAATGCAGCTAAAGCTCTTAAAGATAGAGGCGCTAAAGAAGTTTATGTTTATATAACCCATGGTGTACTTAGTGGTGAAGCGGTAAAAAAAATTAAAAATTCTGTAATTAAGAATTTAGTGATAACTGATACAATCGATAACATGAGTAGAACTAAAGGTGTTAAAAACATTGAGGTTCTGTCAATTTCAGGGCTTATGGGAGAAGCAATTAAAAGAATATCTAATTCAACCTCAGTATCAGATTTATTCAAATAA
- the pth gene encoding aminoacyl-tRNA hydrolase, producing MLLLVGLGNPTPDSENNRHNIGFKIIDAINKKFGLSKQKPKFKGLLTTGNVGDQKVYAIKPLTFMNNSGICIRELIEYFKIDAEDVIVFHDDLDVEFGKIKAKIGGSDAGHNGIASIDKFIGKDYSRVRIGIGKPKDKMEISDFVLQNFDEDEMLELEKITKNITESISTLIEKKLDLFSSTVNNK from the coding sequence ATGCTTCTACTTGTAGGACTAGGCAATCCAACCCCAGACAGTGAAAACAATAGGCACAATATTGGTTTCAAAATTATAGATGCAATAAATAAAAAATTTGGACTTTCAAAACAAAAACCAAAATTCAAAGGACTTCTTACAACTGGTAATGTAGGAGACCAAAAAGTTTACGCTATTAAACCTTTAACCTTTATGAATAATTCTGGAATTTGTATTAGAGAATTAATTGAATATTTTAAAATAGATGCTGAGGATGTTATCGTTTTTCATGACGATCTAGATGTAGAATTTGGAAAAATAAAAGCAAAAATTGGTGGATCTGATGCAGGACATAACGGAATTGCATCAATAGATAAATTTATTGGCAAAGATTATTCAAGAGTACGAATAGGAATTGGAAAACCAAAAGATAAAATGGAAATAAGTGATTTTGTTCTTCAAAATTTTGACGAAGATGAGATGCTAGAATTAGAAAAAATAACAAAAAACATCACAGAGTCTATTTCAACACTTATTGAAAAAAAATTAGATTTATTCTCCAGTACAGTAAACAATAAATAA
- a CDS encoding cytochrome b: MSDHDYRPKSKVGQWFNDRLPLLTLANHLTDYPTPKNLNYWWTFGGILTFCLITQIITGLTLAMHYIAHADMAFESVEHIMRDVNYGWLIRYIHANGASMFFLAVYIHIFRSLFYGSYKAPREIIWIIGIIIYLLMMAAAFMGYVLPWGQMSFWGATVITNLFSAIPFVGEGIVTWLWGGYSVDNPTLTRFFTLHYLIPFLILGLVVLHIWALHVPGNNNPVGIDIKKPSKDTVPFHPYIVIKDGFALLMFMIVFAFFVFYSPNILGHADNYIEANPMVTPAHIVPEWYLLPFYAILRSVPDKLLGVVAMLSAILILAVLPWLDTSKIRSAVFRPLYKQFYWILVADVLILGYVGAMPAEGLYLLIARVATAYYFLHFLVILPVLGFKEKTLPVPLSITEPVLGGSPNLATARKKESKIE, from the coding sequence ATGAGTGATCATGACTACAGACCAAAATCAAAAGTAGGACAATGGTTTAATGATCGATTACCACTTTTAACTCTTGCAAATCATTTAACAGATTATCCGACTCCTAAAAATTTAAACTATTGGTGGACATTTGGGGGAATTTTAACTTTTTGCTTAATCACTCAAATTATCACGGGATTAACTCTAGCAATGCATTACATCGCTCACGCCGATATGGCTTTTGAAAGTGTTGAGCACATCATGCGAGATGTTAACTATGGTTGGTTAATTAGATATATTCATGCAAATGGTGCATCTATGTTTTTCTTAGCAGTATACATTCATATTTTTAGATCATTGTTTTACGGTTCTTACAAAGCACCAAGAGAAATAATTTGGATAATTGGAATAATTATTTACTTACTAATGATGGCAGCTGCGTTCATGGGATATGTATTGCCTTGGGGACAAATGAGCTTCTGGGGAGCAACTGTAATTACAAATTTATTTAGTGCCATTCCTTTTGTTGGAGAGGGTATTGTTACCTGGTTATGGGGCGGATACTCAGTAGACAATCCAACTTTAACAAGATTTTTTACATTGCATTATCTTATTCCATTTTTAATTTTAGGATTAGTTGTTTTACATATCTGGGCTTTGCATGTTCCTGGAAATAATAATCCAGTTGGGATAGACATCAAAAAACCTTCAAAAGACACTGTGCCTTTCCATCCTTACATCGTAATCAAAGATGGTTTCGCTTTATTAATGTTTATGATTGTTTTTGCATTTTTTGTTTTTTATTCACCAAATATACTAGGTCATGCTGATAATTATATCGAGGCAAATCCAATGGTAACACCTGCACATATTGTACCTGAATGGTATCTATTGCCTTTCTATGCAATTTTAAGATCTGTACCAGATAAATTGCTAGGTGTTGTGGCAATGTTATCTGCAATATTAATTCTAGCTGTATTACCTTGGTTAGATACTTCGAAAATTAGATCTGCAGTATTCAGACCTTTGTATAAACAGTTTTACTGGATACTAGTTGCTGATGTTCTAATTCTTGGTTATGTAGGCGCAATGCCAGCTGAAGGACTTTATTTGTTAATTGCAAGAGTTGCTACGGCATATTACTTTTTACATTTTTTAGTTATTCTTCCTGTTTTAGGATTTAAAGAAAAAACTTTACCGGTACCTTTGAGTATAACGGAACCAGTTCTTGGTGGTTCGCCCAATTTAGCAACAGCGAGGAAAAAAGAAAGTAAGATAGAATAA
- the pgeF gene encoding peptidoglycan editing factor PgeF produces MIKSKKLSKIKIIKHGFFNKTGGKSKKIYKSLNCGPGSKDNPSDVKKNLQIVKKKIKSTAKSIFLLHQIHSNKFVYINKKNKFRSKPKADAVITNQKNIPIGVLTADCVPILICDERIKLVAAIHAGWKGAYKDIISKVIQFMIKKGSDPKNITAAIGPAISAKNYEVKEDFKRKFIKKDKKNNNFFKIKYKKLYFDLPKYVKSCLLKNKIKNIESLNIDTFNVKNNFFSARRALRLNHDDYGRNISIIMLN; encoded by the coding sequence TTGATAAAATCAAAAAAACTTTCGAAAATAAAAATAATTAAACATGGTTTTTTTAATAAAACTGGTGGTAAATCAAAAAAAATTTATAAAAGTTTAAACTGTGGTCCTGGTTCTAAAGATAATCCCTCAGATGTTAAAAAAAATTTACAAATAGTTAAAAAAAAAATAAAAAGCACCGCTAAAAGTATTTTTTTACTTCATCAAATACATAGTAATAAGTTTGTTTATATTAATAAAAAAAATAAATTTAGATCAAAACCAAAAGCAGACGCAGTAATTACAAACCAAAAAAACATACCAATTGGTGTTTTAACTGCTGACTGTGTGCCGATTTTAATCTGTGATGAAAGAATAAAATTAGTTGCAGCAATTCATGCAGGATGGAAAGGTGCATACAAAGATATAATTAGCAAAGTAATCCAATTTATGATCAAAAAAGGATCTGATCCTAAAAATATTACTGCAGCTATTGGACCTGCTATCTCAGCTAAAAATTATGAGGTCAAAGAAGATTTTAAAAGAAAATTTATTAAAAAGGATAAAAAAAATAATAATTTTTTTAAAATTAAGTACAAAAAGCTTTATTTTGATTTGCCTAAATATGTAAAATCATGTCTTTTAAAGAATAAAATAAAAAATATTGAGTCTCTAAATATTGATACATTTAATGTTAAAAATAATTTTTTTAGTGCGAGAAGAGCGTTAAGACTAAATCATGATGATTATGGTAGAAATATTTCAATAATTATGCTTAATTAG